Genomic DNA from Trichoderma asperellum chromosome 5, complete sequence:
ATAGCAGCGTTACCAATTCGCTACCCATTTACTTTCTGAAAGAAAACATCAAAATCCATCAAAGATGAAGttcttctctctcgtttTGTTCTTGGGCGTAGCTGTCGCTGTCCCATCTCTGCAGAATCGCCAGACTGACGGCTGTGCTGTGTACGACACTTGCTTTCAATTCCCGCTGCCTTGTCCATCTGGCCATGTACGTATTATAGCTCTTGTTTATGTCTTTCTTCTAGGTGTTATGTTAATGCGATTATAGGTTTCGAAAGAAGTGGTTAGTATCCTCAGGAACCGCCCATTGCTTTAACATGGAGAAAAAGTACTGACATTGAAATCAGAATGGGTGTTACACTTGCTGCCTTGTTGATAACTAGTGAGAGTGGAAGCTAGAAAATCTTATTCCAACAGGTTTTAGTTAGCATAGGAATTAGCGGTATTATAAGCCATGTCGATTTATTGTTCTCTGCTAAATAGATCTTCATCAAGTCTCTCGTATTGAGAAGATAACAGTAAATCTAGTATATGATAATGAGAACATGATATCTTACAATTTAGCCAGATTTCAATTTATCCCGCTACCCACGCCATGCCCACTTTCCCCTACATAACGCAGCAATCAGAGCTGTCATCTTCCACCACTGGGCCAAGATTCGTTTCcgcctcctcgtcttcagtATCCCAATACGCGTAATCGATGAGCTGGCCTCCACATCTTTCAAAGACTTTAGCCATCAACTTTAAcagctcttcatctttgcCGCCTAGAGCACGCAGCGTAATACGTAGCCTTTCATCACTCTGCATGAAGCATGGATTATTCAGGTTGAAATCGACGAGGTCAATTAATGGGAATAAAGTTTTGCTACTGTTTTGACATTTCAACCCAAGCTCTTCGAAATATAGTAGCATTTGTGTTGTTATCCATATATAGCTGAGGTTGGAAAAGGGGAGTGGAAGACCGCCGCAGATGTCACGATAGACATCGTTGTAGAGAATCCTCAACATTCTTTCTGCCGTCATATCGTACTTGATGGTTTTTATGTtgttctttccctttttagATGTGTTATTGCTATTGTAGAGCCAAGACATTTGTGTGGAAGAACCATCTGGTATATAGGGAGTCATTTGAGCCATCTGCGTCTGTCTTTCGTCTCTAAAAGTTTCGAACAATGGGTCAAGGGCCATTATGAATGATTCGCTCATGCCTGTAGCCCGAGTCTGTTTGACAAAATCTGTTTGCTCTAATCGCCAATTGGATGTCACTGGATCGCGGACACGCTTTGTCTGGCTAAGCCGAACGAAACCCAGGGCCGACTTTGGGATGACATCGCTATCCGGGACACGATCTGGATCCCAGTCTGCTGACCCGTACATAAACAAGGCAGATTTTTGCTTAAAGAGACGCAGCTGAGTCAAGTTTAGAAAATCGCGAGCGTGAGTGACTTTCACTCGACGACTTATTTTCTCTTGTAGGATTGGTTTTCGAGAACGAATCTTGCTGAATTGAGAACGGAAAGCTTCGACATAATCGCCGGTAGGAGGCTGCCCACCAGAGAAGAAGCTAtcagaaaatattatttctaaACATCCATAAAGCGATATAGCCTGCTTGAGGTAGCCTCTTTGCACGAGCATGTTGTGTAAGTGCAGGACTAGCATTGGTTCCTGCATCGCTTCCCACAAGGTCATGGCGCTTCGATACAAAAGCTCGAGGCCTTCCGCCAGACCCGCACcgcaaaagaaaggagagtaGTCCCAAGCACCATTAGGATTAGTTGTCACGAACCTTGAAGGGAGCGACGCCGAAAGGCTGTTGAAAATCTCACACTTCCCCAATGCGTCTCGGAACTCAAAACCTAGCTTATCGAGGACTCTGATGCAGTCCTTTGTGTGTTCGAAACCTTTGTCATCATTCTCCAAGCGCATATAAAACAATTCGAGAATGACTATTGCTCCGAAGTATCCTTTACCCACACtcactgcttcttctttccattttTCTGAGCCGAGAAAGATATCCAAATCACGCCGCGGTCGGAAGCTCTACGCCGGCTCGCTGAGAATATGGCTTTTCACACTGCTGATTGCCCATCCGCGAGACACAGTCCATGCATCCATAATACACTGAAGGTGAAAAACGAGATGCGGCGATATCTTATGGTGGAAGTCAGTGCCAAGTTTCTGCATAGCAAGTGTCGTCACTTTAGCGGCAAAGTTGTTTAGGCCAAACATCCTGCGGTATGCCATTAATGGGCCTTGGTCGGACCAATCCATTTGTTCAAACACGTATTCTTCGTTTTTTGCATTTTTACCATGGATTGCAACACATGCGGTTATGTTGACAAGATCGTACAGCCAGTTAATGGTATACGAGCGCCTCCATTTGATCCTCTCCTCTTTGGTCGCTTTCTGCAGATCCAAGTTTGGATTCCAGTTGTCAATTTCGGCGAGCATACGCTTTGTCGGCTTTCCGCTCCTCGACTTCTGATAGTCCGTTATGAAATCAACTAGGTCATGATAGGTATGGATAAGGAAGAGCTCTTTGATATCCAGCAGTGTTTCAGTGGCTTTTGAAGAGCCGCTGATCCCTGTTGTAGGAATAGCAAAGTGGAATtcactcttttctttttcgacATCGCCTTGGGTGATGATTTGCTTAATCATTTCGTATGATTCATAACCTGGAAAGTCAATGAATATCGTTGCCTCAGACTGCTTGATCATTGCTACAGCGATATTGGAGACGGCTGCAGCCACTGCACTGTTGAGATTCTCGTAGGCTACTTTACGCCAAGTGTCCTGAAGAGATAATCGAAGCTGAATCATGTCTCTTGTTAGCGCaagagcagccatggcatacTCTGCcatgtcgtcatcttcaattATACGATAACTCTCCAATGCGATGTCGTCCAGACCTCTACCACCCGGTTGCGAAGACCTGTGACCTCGTTTgactttctttcccttccttctcttcccaccTGTTTTcgacttctgcttcttctgagAAGATGTAGATTGTGTGTTAAATCCGTCGCTATCAGTATCCAAAGCATCACCACTCTCTGGATCGCTCTCTAAATCCAATACGGAGAATTTATTGGTAAAAGCAAATGTATTGGCGTCGCTTTGCTCCTCCCCGTCCTTGTTTGCTCGTTTCTCTCGTTCTTCGGATAGCCATTTTTTACCGCCCAGGACTTCAAATGCACTTGTGAGAGTATCAATGAAGAACTTGTGGGTCGAGTTTTTTCTCTCTAGTTCTTCACTGgaacttgctgctgctagctgcTGATACTGGGAGTAGGAGATAGATCGCAACTTAATGACAGACTGAAACAAATGATAGGTTTTAGATGGAATGCTGGGATGATGTTTGGCGATGAGTGCTGACATAGGAACGAGATCGGAGACCGTAACCTGACCTGTGACATTGATCTCTAATGCAACGCTGCATCTAGAGTCATTCAGAGTCTTGATGATATCATTTGAATTTTTGATGATCCAGCGTAGCAGGAGTCTGGTGTCTCGCTTGTACGAGACGTAAAGGTTATCGATCTTCATCGCAGATGGCGGACTGATACAAAGCGATATCTGCAACAATTAGCTTCAAAAATCTATAACCCAAAAACCTGAGAGATGAGGATAGAAGTTTAGGCATGTGTTTTTGTGAGATGTAGCTGAGAATTTCTGGGAAAACGAAGACACCTGCGTTTTAATCAGTCTCTTATCACGTGCGATTCAATACGGCCAGCTGGCTCAGCGCTCGACACTGGCAAATAAGAAGAATGGAGCAAAAATAGAATACGCGAGACGGTTTTAGTGGCTATTCACCAGCAAGGCTCGTTCAGATTCGGATTTCTCGatagaagagcaagaaaaagcatCGTTTCTAACCTACGCTTTTCTATCTGCTATCTCTTGTCTGGCATTCAAGAGTAAAACTATGATCAGAGCCCACCCTTGGCCTTCAAATCTTCATGaatcttcttttgcttctcccaTGCCTTCTTAAGGTTCTTAAGCTGGCTCTTGGGCACATCGCTTCCGTCCTTAAGCTTGGTAGGAATGCCCTGCTCGTCCCAGGCACTGTAGCGCTCGTCGTTTTTGAATAAGTCCTCAGGTGGAacctttgccttttctctaGCCTCTTGATCTGCCTTTTCCTTAGCAAGCCttgcttcctccttcttccttgCCTTCTCGGCTTCTCGTgcaatcttctcctctcgAGCCGCGATAAGCTCTGCAGCAGGAACAAACTTGATGAGAGATGGCTGGTTATCGGGCCGGTCATCAAGGTAAACGCCAAGGTTGGTCAGATCTTGATCACGGATTCGATCGGTGATTTGCAAAATGGCTTTCTTGGTTTGAGGATCGTAAGTGGAGACCGTGCGACGAAGCCCATCACGGATTTGAGATACTACTCTCAGGTAAGGCAGCGACAGTCTCTCGATATCACGAGAACCTCCCTGAGCAATAGCTTGGAACTCAGATGCAGGATCTTTGGCAAGAAGTGCTGAGACGGTCTCATTGGACAGTGCGAGGGCCGCAATGTCTGACTTGACCTGCTCGAGTACTGCAGCATAGGGCTTGACGGCAGTCTCAGGATCTGTGTTCTCGGAAATAACAGATGCCCAGCCAAGGCCTTCGTAGGGGGGTTGAGCATTGGTATCAAGGCCAAAGATGCCAACCAGCTTTGTGATCCAGCGGGCAATAGCCTCAACTTCAGCGAGATCTGTATCTTTGTTGTCTTTCAGGTAGCTGTTGGTCGTGTTAACCAGCTTCAGGATGACAAGCATTGCTCGCGGGGTATCAATCGAGTTTGTGAGCgccgcctccacctcctTCTTAGCCTGCTCAAGCTCGGCCAAGAGGCCGGTAGCAGGCTTGTCTGAGCTGATATTCAGAGCTTTTACGCCGCTCTCGATGCCTGCCTCGGCCAGCCATGACTTTGTGTTTGTGAAAAAGTTCTGTATCAGCCATGGTTAGTGATTAGACCCAACAGATAGTAAAGTAATAACTTGTACTTACGCTGATCGTCGACTCCCAGTTGTCAGCCTGAGCCCTCATATCTGGCGAGATTTCAACGCCATCATTCCACTTGCCCATCAGGAACACAATACGCATGCTTCGCGATGTATAGCTGGTAGCCAATGCGTCCTGGATGGTCTGGAAGTTTTTCAAAGACTTGGACATTTTCGAACCAGAAATGGAGAGATGACCCATGTGAAGGAAGTACCTCACCCAAGTGTGCTCGCCTTTGCCGTGTTCGCAGAAGTAAGCCTCGCTCTGTGCCAGCTCGTTGTCGTGATGAGGGAAAGCAAGATCAATACCGCCAGAGTGGATATCCATCTGCGAACCCAGAATATCAGATGCCATCACTGAGCACTCGATGTGCCAGCCTGGTCTACCATCACCCCATTTGCTAGGCCAGAATGGCTCTCCAGCCTTTGACTTTTTCCAGAGAGCAAAATCGCCAGCGCCCTTCTTGCCTCCCAGGTTCTTCGACAAAGATCCCTCGCCCTCCTCTTGAAGAGCTTTGTCGTTTTTGCTTTCCGGTCGTAGTCGCGCATAAGAGTTTCCGGCCTTTTCAAAAGCGGCAATATCGAAATAAACAGATCCCTCGGACTCATACGCAAATCCCTTGTCCACAATAGTTTCCACAAATTTTGCAATCTGCGGGACGTATGCAGTAACTCGTGTAATATGATCAGGTCTGAGGACATTGAGCGCATCCATGTCAGCCATGAATGAATCCTCCATGCTCTTTGTCAAGTCTGTGAACATGCTCTGGTCCCTTGTGTCAACGGATTCCTTGTAGAGAGAGTCGAGATAAGGGAGGAAGATCTCGTCGGCTCCGGGGAATATCGAGCCGGTCTTGAGAGCGTTCGCCGCCGCATCCATGTTGCTGATGTGCATCTTGGTCTTAGCTTCAGCATCGCTTGGCTTTCCTTCTCCAGTCAGAGTGCCTCCAGCAAGGACCTTGCCGTATGCTGCGTCTCGTTGAGCAGTGTAAGTGGTCTCGTCCAAGTCGTTTCCATTCTCCAAAAGTAATGGCAAGCTGCTAGCTGCATAAGCTTTGAAAGCTGTACGTGTCAGCTTTAGGAGCTCTTCCTGGGAGTAGCTCTTGTTCTTTTCGATCTCGAGCAATCGCTGTCGTCGAGCCTTGATGATGATCTACTAGATGGTAAGCTTTGCGCCAGGCCGATATACTCCAAAGGTATTTCACCTTGTCGTCAATGTCTGTAATGTTCATGACAAAGTTAAGCTTGAAGCCAAAGTAATGCATCAGGATGCGCCGAATAATATCTGTAGACACATAGTTGCGCGCGTGTCCCAGATGGCTCTTGTCGTACACAGTCGGACCGCAGACGTACCAGGACACCTCTCCTTTCTTGATTGGAACAAAGGGCACCGGCGCACCGGGCTTCAGCGAATTATGAAGCTTAAGAGAATCCATGGCAGAGAACGAGTATCTTCGATAGACGTGGCTTTTTGCGGCGCCGCAGAATTGGAGTCGAGGTCGAGATCGGGAGACCACACGGAGGAGATTCATTCAGAGTGCCCAGGAAGCGGCTTTATAAGGTGCGCGAGGCATACGAGGGCATCACCGACGTGCCAAGGTGAGTCAGACCCAAGTATGCAGTATCAGTCACTCGAAGGTTTTGAAATGGTTGCAGTGACTCTTCGTAGTCTCGCCAGACCCTTGCAGAAATGCCCCTCCCTTGTGTCGAAGAAGAATAGAACATCAATAGCATTATTTTTTAGCGTGCTTGGTGCCCTGAGCCCGCTAAGCCCCTCACCATAATCGCCCTAGCTGGTGATTTGCAGCTCTC
This window encodes:
- a CDS encoding uncharacterized protein (EggNog:ENOG41), translating into MRLENDDKGFEHTKDCIRVLDKLGFEFRDALGKCEIFNSLSASLPSRFVTTNPNGAWDYSPFFCGAGLAEGLELLYRSAMTLWEAMQEPMLVLHLHNMLVQRGYLKQAISLYGCLEIIFSDSFFSGGQPPTGDYVEAFRSQFSKIRSRKPILQEKISRRVKVTHARDFLNLTQLRLFKQKSALFMYGSADWDPDRVPDSDVIPKSALGFVRLSQTKRVRDPVTSNWRLEQTDFVKQTRATGMSESFIMALDPLFETFRDERQTQMAQMTPYIPDGSSTQMSWLYNSNNTSKKGKNNIKTIKYDMTAERMLRILYNDVYRDICGGLPLPFSNLSYIWITTQMLLYFEELGLKCQNSSKTLFPLIDLVDFNLNNPCFMQSDERLRITLRALGGKDEELLKLMAKVFERCGGQLIDYAYWDTEDEEAETNLGPVVEDDSSDCCVM
- a CDS encoding uncharacterized protein (EggNog:ENOG41), yielding MKIDNLYVSYKRDTRLLLRWIIKNSNDIIKTLNDSRCSVALEINVTGQVTVSDLVPMSALIAKHHPSIPSKTYHLFQSVIKLRSISYSQYQQLAAASSSEELERKNSTHKFFIDTLTSAFEVLGGKKWLSEEREKRANKDGEEQSDANTFAFTNKFSVLDLESDPESGDALDTDSDGFNTQSTSSQKKQKSKTGGKRRKGKKVKRGHRSSQPGGRGLDDIALESYRIIEDDDMAEYAMAALALTRDMIQLRLSLQDTWRKVAYENLNSAVAAAVSNIAVAMIKQSEATIFIDFPGYESYEMIKQIITQGDVEKEKSEFHFAIPTTGISGSSKATETLLDIKELFLIHTYHDLVDFITDYQKSRSGKPTKRMLAEIDNWNPNLDLQKATKEERIKWRRSYTINWLYDLVNITACVAIHGKNAKNEEYVFEQMDWSDQGPLMAYRRMFGLNNFAAKVTTLAMQKLGTDFHHKISPHLVFHLQCIMDAWTVSRGWAISSVKSHILSEPA
- a CDS encoding uncharacterized protein (BUSCO:EOG092D0WLN) — protein: MNLLRVVSRSRPRLQFCGAAKSHVYRRYSFSAMDSLKLHNSLKPGAPVPFVPIKKGEVSWYVCGPTVYDKSHLGHARNYVSTDIIRRILMHYFGFKLNFVMNITDIDDKIIIKARRQRLLEIEKNKSYSQEELLKLTRTAFKAYAASSLPLLLENGNDLDETTYTAQRDAAYGKVLAGGTLTGEGKPSDAEAKTKMHISNMDAAANALKTGSIFPGADEIFLPYLDSLYKESVDTRDQSMFTDLTKSMEDSFMADMDALNVLRPDHITRVTAYVPQIAKFVETIVDKGFAYESEGSVYFDIAAFEKAGNSYARLRPESKNDKALQEEGEGSLSKNLGGKKGAGDFALWKKSKAGEPFWPSKWGDGRPGWHIECSVMASDILGSQMDIHSGGIDLAFPHHDNELAQSEAYFCEHGKGEHTWVRYFLHMGHLSISGSKMSKSLKNFQTIQDALATSYTSRSMRIVFLMGKWNDGVEISPDMRAQADNWESTISNFFTNTKSWLAEAGIESGVKALNISSDKPATGLLAELEQAKKEVEAALTNSIDTPRAMLVILKLVNTTNSYLKDNKDTDLAEVEAIARWITKLVGIFGLDTNAQPPYEGLGWASVISENTDPETAVKPYAAVLEQVKSDIAALALSNETVSALLAKDPASEFQAIAQGGSRDIERLSLPYLRVVSQIRDGLRRTVSTYDPQTKKAILQITDRIRDQDLTNLGVYLDDRPDNQPSLIKFVPAAELIAAREEKIAREAEKARKKEEARLAKEKADQEAREKAKVPPEDLFKNDERYSAWDEQGIPTKLKDGSDVPKSQLKNLKKAWEKQKKIHEDLKAKGGL